The nucleotide window CACCTCATCCTTGCTGCCGTTGGCCATCTCCACCGGATTCAGGAAGGGCTGGCCAGCCTGGTCCTGCAGCGAGGTGGCGCGCCCATCCCAGAAGAAGCCGCCCGTGGGCGTGCCATCGGTGTCGAAGAAGAAGGCCTTGTTGCCCGCCAGGTAGCGGATGGTGGGCGACTGGCGCCCGCCCTGCAGGTCGAGGTGTGGCCCGCCCAGTTGCGCCGCCAGGCCGTTGGGCTGCGCGTGGCCGAAGGCCGCCTCGTGGCAACTGGCGCAGGACTGGCGGCCCGATGCCGAGAGCGTGGGGTCATGGAAGATCTTCTGCCCCAGCGCAGCGACGGGCGAGAGCCCGGTGTCCACTGGAATGTCGGCCGGCCCAGCCGAAGTGCCGCCGCCACCGCAGGCCGACAGCCCCACGGCCACCGCCGCGGCCCACACGGCCGCCCATCCGGCGCGCACGCGCCGCCCCCCGATTGGAGTGGAAAACATAGAAACGCAAAGGTTAATAAAACTTGTTCTCGATTTTATCGACCGGGTTTCTTGCAGCTATCGACGTGCACTGAGCGTTGTACTAGCCACCTAGCAAAATCAAACACTTAGAGCGACATGGGGTGCACATCTTTGTACTGATTTTTCGCTGAGTGTTGTACTTTCCTGACATCTTTTCACTGAGTTTTGTATTTTTTGCGGAAGACCGCCCAAGCGCCCCATTCGCCACGATGTCTGCTTGCTTGTACCGCTGCCGGTCACTATGAGCGCATAGGATCAGCGCACAAAAACGGACAGCAGACTCTGAAAGGCGGCCGTCACCCCCGAACCTCTATGACTGCTGCACATCCGGATCCTGCCCACAGCTTGGAACACGCGACACCTGGCCGTCGCCATCTTCAGCAGGCTCACGCTCTCTTACAGCCAGCGCCGCACCTGCTGGCAATAGGTATCGAACGAAGCCCCAAATCGCGCGTGCAGCGCGTCTTCCTCCGGTCGTATCTGGAAGTGCTGCAGGTAGGCCATAAAGAGCGGCACGAGGAGCAATGCCGACATCTTGCCCAGCCACACGGCAAGGGCCAACAGCAGCAATGCGAAGCCCAGGTACATGGGATTGCGTGTCAGTCGATAGACCCCGCGCACCACCAGCGCTGTCGAGGCCACGGGGGTGGTCGGATTCACCGTGGTGTTTGCCTGCCGAAATGCCAGAACGCCAGCCATACAAAGCGCGCCGCCGGCCATAGCCAGCGCGCAGGCCACGATCCACGCGCCGGGAATCATGGTCGATACGATACCGGGCAAAAGCCACATGGCAGCGGCAAACAGAGCGGCGAGCGCCACGGGTGGCACACGCAGAGACAACCAAGAGGAATGGTTCCGCGACGGGGATTGAGAAGGCATGTGAGGGTCGGTGCCGAATGTGGTTGGCACACTTTAAAGATTGAAGTTACTTCAAAGTCAACGCACAGGTGAAGGTATCGCCGTGGCTCGCCTTGACCTTCTCCAGCCATGGGCCACCAATTTCTCTCCCAGCCTGGGGATCCTGGCGGCAAGCAGCGCCTGCTACCATGCTGCACTGCAACATAGCTTGCGCCATTGAGACCATGGACCTCGACGACCCTTACCACGAACTTGGCCTGGCACCGGGCTCCAGCGATGCCGAGGTAAAGGTTGCGTGGCGCCGCCTGTCCGCACGCTGGCACCCGGATCGCAACAGCAGCCCGCATGCCCTGCGAAAGATTCAGCGCATCAATCGGGCACTGGAAATGATCCGCAACGCCCGGGACGAACCGGCGGCGGAAACCGAGGACCCCGCCCCCGATGCGGAAAAATCCACCGTCGAGCACGCCATCAGCCTCACGCTCGAGGAGGTGGTGACCGGTTGTGTCAGGGACATTCGGGGCGAGGTGGTCGAAGACTGCGCCGAGTGCAGCGGCAGTGGCCTGCAGCTCCAGGCGACCCGGTGCAGTAAATGCGGTGGCACCGGCCACATCCGGCAGCCTCTCTGGTTCGCCTGGGTCGCGTCCACGGTCGAATGCACAGCCTGCCAGGGGCAGGGGAAGACGCGCCAAAGCTG belongs to Acidovorax sp. YS12 and includes:
- a CDS encoding isoprenylcysteine carboxylmethyltransferase family protein translates to MPSQSPSRNHSSWLSLRVPPVALAALFAAAMWLLPGIVSTMIPGAWIVACALAMAGGALCMAGVLAFRQANTTVNPTTPVASTALVVRGVYRLTRNPMYLGFALLLLALAVWLGKMSALLLVPLFMAYLQHFQIRPEEDALHARFGASFDTYCQQVRRWL